In Plectropomus leopardus isolate mb chromosome 20, YSFRI_Pleo_2.0, whole genome shotgun sequence, one DNA window encodes the following:
- the gas1b gene encoding growth arrest-specific protein 1b, protein MASRATLMERAALLICSVIILIIGLCVGSPNHSRRLVCWKAILKCHGEPECHYAYDQYVYACASVINGERKKCPSHCISSLIQLNLTQSGPALEDCDCALDPVCRSTKQAIEPCLPRTSTMGCTEARRQCEMDQTCSSAMRDYLFHCRKLFGGERCSDGCRRVIANMRSIPKAQQLDTCVCDGTDRNICEYIKVSMKTFCTDDREAGSGFSDAEDDSEDDYMDQDDYQYVENSSSDSLPGQTLLNVLTTILVLTKFV, encoded by the coding sequence ATGGCAAGTCGTGCCACATTGATGGAGCGGGCAGCGCTTTTGATATGCAGTGTAATTATCTTAATCATCGGTTTATGTGTCGGATCTCCTAACCACAGCCGTCGGCTGGTGTGCTGGAAAGCCATCCTTAAGTGCCACGGAGAGCCGGAGTGCCATTACGCGTACGATCAGTACGTCTATGCCTGCGCTTCTGTCATCAATGGGGAGCGCAAGAAGTGTCCCAGTCATTGCATCTCATCTCTCATTCAGCTCAATCTAACCCAAAGCGGCCCGGCTCTGGAGGACTGCGACTGCGCCCTGGACCCGGTCTGCAGGAGCACCAAGCAAGCCATCGAGCCGTGCCTGCCTCGAACCAGCACCATGGGCTGCACCGAGGCCCGGCGGCAGTGCGAGATGGACCAGACGTGTAGCTCTGCCATGAGggattatttatttcactgtcGGAAACTTTTCGGAGGGGAAAGGTGCTCGGACGGGTGCCGCAGAGTGATCGCCAACATGCGCTCCATACCGAAAGCGCAGCAGCTGGacacttgtgtgtgtgatggcacGGACAGGAACATTTGCGAGTATATAAAGGTCAGCATGAAAACTTTCTGCACCGATGATCGGGAAGCAGGGAGCGGCTTTTCAGACGCCGAGGACGACTCTGAGGATGATTATATGGACCAGGATGATTATCAATATGTGGAGAATTCAAGCAGTGACTCTCTACCTGGCCAGACTCTGCTGAATGTCCTGACCACCATTCTGGTTTTAACCAAATTTGTCTGA
- the c9 gene encoding complement component C9, whose translation MRTEVALQLGFCSLYLTLTLLGEGMGVELPDPPAVNCVWSRWSEWSSCDPCTKIRRRSRSIQVFGQFGGESCQGSLGDRESCVTDTTCEVLPPPECSDSEFQCESGSCIKKRLMCNGDYDCEDGSDEDCDPIRKTCLTAVDSNEQGRTAGYGINILGADPRMNPFNNDYFNGRCDLVRNPNTGKDDRLPWNVGVLSYQTLVEETSSREIYENTHSLLREMLKEMSVKVDAGLSFKFSPSEESMSESPSKVDLSYEYEKKTMIKEVSEYSNIKNKSFMRVKGRVQLSTYRMRSRDLVTADEFLAHVKSLPVEYEKGIYFAFLEDYGTHYTKNGKTGGEYELVYILNQDTIKAKNLTERKIQKCVKMGITANFGETGLKDGHLKRDDCDDVTNKNNVDVHGKAVVDKVMTSVKGGTLESAVTMRAKLNTEGVMDIATYQNWARTIADAPALLSSEPEAIHMLIPVDMPGANSKISNLRQATIDYVAEYNVCKCKPCHNGGTLALLDGKCLCMCTHLFEGMACQNFKGDKAEHPGTRPTVNQEGNWSCWASWSSCNGGKRTRTRSCNTDGLLGAVCRGDTSSEEHC comes from the exons ATGAGGACTGAAGTTGCTCTCCAGCTGGGCTTCTGTAGCCTGTATCTAACACTCACACTTCTTGGAGAAGGAAT GGGAGTGGAACTTCCTGATCCACCAGCAGTGAATTGTGTTTGGAGCCGCTGGTCAGAGTGGAGCTCCTGTGATCCTTGCACGAAAATAAGA AGGCGCTCTCGGAGCATACAAGTGTTTGGCCAGTTTGGCGGTGAGTCCTGCCAGGGATCACTGGGGGATAGGGAGTCCTGTGTTACAGATACTACATGCGAGGTACTGCCTCCCCCTGAGTGCTCCGACTCAGAGTTCCAGTGCGAATCAG GTTCATGCATCAAGAAGAGATTAATGTGCAACGGTGACTACGACTGTGAGGATGGATCAGATGAGGACTGTGATCCGATTCGTAAAACCTGTTTGACGGCCGTGGATAGCAATGAGCAAGGCAGGACGGCAGGATATGG AATCAACATCTTAGGTGCAGATCCTCGGATGAATCCCTTCAACAATGATTACTTCAATGGGAGGTGTGATCTAGTGAGGAACCCAAACACTGGGAAGGATGACAGGCTTCCCTGGAACGTGGGTGTACTCAGTTATCAG ACTCTAGTGGAGGAAACCTCTTCTAGAGAAATCTATGAGAACACACACAGCCTCCTGAGGGAAATGCTTAAAGAGATGAGTGTTAAAGTTGATGCTGGTCTTTCCTTCAAATTCAGCCCAAGTGAGGAGTCTATGTCTGAGTCTCCTTCAAAGGTGGATTTGAGCTATGAATACGAGAAGAAAACAATGATAAAAGAGGTGTCGGAGTACTCCAACATCAAG AACAAGAGCTTTATGCGGGTGAAGGGCAGAGTGCAGCTGAGCACCTACAGGATGCGCTCCCGTGACCTCGTAACCGCAGATGAATTCTTGGCACATGTCAAATCTCTGCCTGTGGAGTATGAGAAGGGTATTTACTTTGCCTTCCTGGAGGACTACGGAACTCACTACACCAAAAACGGAAAGACTGGTGGTGAATATGAGTTGGTCTATATCCTCAACCAGGACACCATCAAAGCGAAAA atctgacagagagaaagattcaaaaatgtgtcaaaatggGCATCACAGCAAACTTTGGGGAGACTGGTTTGAAAGATGGACACTTGAAACGTGACgactgtgatgatgtcacaaacaaaaacaacg TTGATGTTCATGGAAAGGCAGTAGTGGACAAAGTAATGACATCAGTCAAAGGAGGAACACTAGAAAGTGCTGTTACTATGAGGGCTAAACTGAATACGGAAGGAGTGATGGACATCGCTACATATCAGAACTGGGCCCGGACCATCGCTGACGCCCCTGCACTGCTCTCCAGTGAG CCGGAGGCCATCCATATGTTGATTCCAGTGGATATGCCAGGCGCCAACTCCAAGATATCCAACCTGAGGCAGGCTACAATAGACTACGTGGCGGAGTACAATGTGTGCAAGTGTAAGCCCTGTCACAACGGAGGCACTCTTGCTCTGCTGGATGGgaagtgtttgtgcatgtgcactCACCTGTTTGAAGGCATGGCCTGCCAGAATTTCAAGGGTGATAAAGCTGAACACCCAG GAACAAGACCTACCGTTAATCAGGAGGGGAATTGGTCGTGCTGGGCTAGCTGGTCCAGCTGCAACGGAGGGAAACGCACCAGGACACGCAGCTGCAACACAGATGGGCTCCTTGGAGCTGTGTGCAGAGGAGACACAAGCAGTGAAGAACACTGCTAA